The following proteins are co-located in the Gossypium hirsutum isolate 1008001.06 chromosome A02, Gossypium_hirsutum_v2.1, whole genome shotgun sequence genome:
- the LOC121210601 gene encoding inositol-tetrakisphosphate 1-kinase 2 — MRIKGKNFDGEGGEEEEQKLVVGYALTLKKKKSFLQPEFERLACKKGILFVAIDVNLPLSDQGPFDIILHKLLGKEWGDIVEDYRQTHPEVTVIDPPYAIQHLHNRQSMLQDVVDLNLSDFHGRVGVPKQMVIMKDPLSIPDEVAKAGLKLPLVAKTLVVDGSAKSHELFLACDWSSLSELEPPLVLQEFVNHDGILFKIYIVGDAIKVVRRFSLSNVNQCQLAKVPGIFPFPRVSSAAASADDADLDPRVAELPPRPLLERLSKELRHRLGLRLFNIDMIREHGTRDIFYVIDINYFPGYGKMPDYEVIFTDFLLTFKKKKYRAISCED, encoded by the coding sequence ATGAGGATAAAGGGGAAAAACTTTGATGGAGAAGGTGGGGAGGAAGAGGAACAGAAGCTTGTTGTTGGGTATGCTTTGacattgaagaagaaaaagagtttCTTGCAACCCGAGTTTGAGCGTTTGGCTTGCAAAAAGGGGATATTATTTGTCGCCATTGATGTAAACCTACCGCTGTCAGACCAGGGTCCTTTTGACATTATTTTACACAAGTTGTTGGGGAAAGAGTGGGGCGATATTGTTGAGGACTATCGACAAACACATCCAGAAGTAACTGTTATTGATCCTCCATATGCGATACAACATCTACACAATCGCCAGTCAATGCTTCAGGATGTTGTTGATTTAAACTTATCAGACTTCCATGGCAGAGTTGGTGTTCCAAAACAAATGGTTATCATGAAAGATCCGCTTTCCATCCCTGATGAAGTTGCTAAAGCTGGGCTGAAGTTACCCTTAGTTGCTAAAACACTAGTAGTGGATGGAAGTGCCAAGTCACACGAGCTGTTTCTTGCATGTGATTGGTCCTCTCTATCTGAACTTGAGCCTCCATTGGTCCTACAAGAGTTTGTGAATCATGATggtattctttttaaaatttatatcgtTGGGGATGCAATTAAGGTTGTAAGGAGATTCTCTCTGTCCAATGTCAACCAATGTCAGCTTGCAAAAGTTCCTggtatttttccttttccaaggGTTTCATCGGCTGCTGCTTCTGCTGATGATGCAGATTTGGACCCCCGCGTTGCTGAACTTCCTCCAAGGCCTTTGCTGGAGAGACTTTCAAAGGAGCTCCGTCACCGGCTGGGCCTTCGATTGTTCAATATAGATATGATCCGAGAGCATGGGACAAGAGACATCTTTTATGTGATTGACATTAACTACTTTCCTGGGTATGGCAAAATGCCTGATTATGAGGTCATTTTTACAGATTTTCTACTGACTTTCAAGAAGAAAAAGTACAGGGCTATCAGTTGTGAAGACTGA